A stretch of DNA from Anopheles ziemanni chromosome 3, idAnoZiCoDA_A2_x.2, whole genome shotgun sequence:
AGGAAGCCATCACATCGGGCAGCGGATCCGGCGGTCATTCATCTTCGCAGATCATCTACTAAACGCGCACGGGAGCACATAATCCCGATACTCCCTTGTGGCCCACCGGTTGGGCGAGGGCTTTTGTAAATAACTTCCATTCGTCGTTCCTTACCGTTTCTTTAGGCGCTTTCCTATCTTTTATCTGGAACCTTGCAAGCCTGCGTACTACTGCACCTGTAACACGATTAGGTTGACGTGTGATAGAGACCtctccttctccttctcctcctcctttccTTCGTTATTGCTAATTACGGTTGAGTGCGataagtttttttctttctatggTCTTTGAGGTTGTAGAACACGGTTGAAACATGTAAAATGTATAGTTACTTTTCCACTACGATCCAAAAGGgaacatttcaataaaacCGAACAAATTCACCGCTTCTATAACATTGTGTTTTTGCTAATTTCTAGACGTAATCGCTGCTCTGTCATCGTCCTCAAGAAATCCCGAGTGCATTGATAAGGCTCCCGTTCTTTACACAATCTAGGTACAAAACTGTCAATATCAGGAATTTAAGTAAGTACCATATCTACGTAAATTATTATATTTGTTACAGAATCCGCCTTATTGCAATATTCCAAATTTCGTAACATTGCTTTTAAAGTCTGAAATTGGACTTTTACTTTGCACTTACAAGATGGGAATTCCCCAAGAATGGAATTTCCTGTTTGTTACCGCCATTTAAATAAACCCTTGATAACACCAACAATGTTGATAAGGTCTTATATGTTGCAACCTCCTTTGAGTAAATGGTGCTGCCAGTATTTCATATTGACGACGATTGAACTATCACCATAATGCTAAGTAATATTATCCATCTTTCTTTTAGCTGGATCGGTAAAAGGTCGTGTTCAAGTCGTGTTTCCTGTGAAGAAAATTATCAACTCAAGATGTGATTTGCATACAACATGTTTTGTAGGCAATATGCTGTCGCAAACATGATTTTAAAGACACTCTACGGGTACTTTTAGAGAAGGTTCCAAATTTTCactaatgtaaatttttcaatcaataccaagAAGCCAACAGGAGTTTCTCATGATTCAGTCTCAAAGTGTGTCAGAGTGTAAAATCTTGCAGTGCAAAATGCTTCAGAAGACACGTGGTATAAATTtccaatttaaattgaaaacattatcAAAAACCTTCTGGAAACTGCAAGAGAGTGTGTGGAATAAAGCACGCCTTTACGGGCACTAAACAAATTAGAACTggtaaacacaaaaaagctCTAACGTGAGTAGTGTTCggtcaagtaacacttttcGATGTGCCGTATTGTGGTACCACACACAATTTACTGTGCTGTGCATTTAGCACAGTAAAGTATCATACAGTCATCCAACGTCTCTATTTGGTCAGCAACAccttttcaattcaaaatggTCATTGTGGTCAAAATGTTCGATTCAAAAAGTGTGTGCAGAGTGTTGTAACTCTGcgcgtaaaaaaaaatcacaaaaggaTGCAAAAGTACCCCAGAATTGAACAATACAAAATTAGTACACAGTGTTTAAGGAACAATACGAATAAGTGCATAATTTTGCATGatactaggtaaaacggcccggttacacggcccagttacaggtcccggttccaGGGCCCGTTGGCAGgtcctggtaacacggcccgtttacagggcccggtaacacggcctgtttacagggccaggttacagtgcacgtttacagggcccgtttacaggacccgtttataggacccgttgactggacccggtcacagtgcccggtaacacggcccgtttacagggcccggtaacacggcccgtttacagagccctgtaacacggccaatttacagggcccggtaaacggcggtaagaCGGCCCTTTTACAGGGCCCAGTAACACAGCtcgtttacagagcccggtAGCACGGcctgtttacagggcccggtaacacggcccgttgactggttccggttacagggcccggtaacacgaacaatttacaggacccgtttacatggcccggtaacacggcccgtttacagggctcggtaaacggcggtaacacggcccgtttacagagcccggttaaattgcccatttacaggacccgtttacatagCCCAGTGTCACGacccgttaacaggacccgcttacgtggcccgtttgcagggcctgGTAAAAGGCCCGTTTActgggcccaaccttatggatgtagttttattttgcgttggttatttttattctgcgttggttattttcatcacgttgaagaaccacctttcccaagagtagatgcaatgttcgattcgaaattgtccccaaaatcacgaaaacgtttcttttcgttttgtatacccagagaaaacgggaactattttactacgatggtgcaaacattattacgcatacggtatggtatacacggtggtgcaaacattatcacgcatacggtatttggtttcccttagcaacagcacagcggttaaggggaaatttcgacgcttaggggaaatttcgacgcgtagaaattgtgcatcttactttggcgctcgcttcgctcggcatcttcgctattgctatctaagctcaaggtagaaattgtcgaaattgtctgcatctcactttcgcgctcccttcactcgctttcaatgctattgctatctaagctcatggCATGGTGTAACAGTAATTTGAGAggcgactaggtaaaacggcccggttacacggcccagttacaggtcccggttcgaggacccgttgacaggtcccggtaacacggcccgtttacagggcccggtaacacggcccgtttacagggccaggttacagtgcacgtttacagggcccgtttacaggacccgtttataggacccgttgactggacccggtcacagggcccggtaacacggcctgtttacagggcccggtaacacggcccgttgactggtcccggttacagggcccggtaacacgaacaatttacaggacccgtttacatgacccggtaaacggcggtaacacggcccgctTACAGAGCCCGGTAacattgcccatttacaggacccgtttacaggacccgtttacaggacccgtttacatggcccggtgtcacgacccgttaacaggacccgcttacgtggcccggtaatacggcccgtttgcagggcccggtaaaaggcccgtttactgggcccaaccttatggatgtagttttattttgcgttggttgttttcatcacgttgaagaaccacctttcccaagattaaatgcaatgttcgattcgaaattgtccctaaatcacgaaaacgtttcatttcgtaactatttcaaacttttgaatgaaactgtataGCAGTCTTCcgctttgctttatttttcggcaaagtaaccatcgataatcaatgtaaccatcgattaccaaaaattcattcaacgtTCATCAAACCGCGCAACCAATCAGAACGCAAGAaaaattttcccttccatcgtGCATCCTTAGTATCCTTAGCTACAGCAGCaaagtgcgtgggaaaaccggaacgtcgaaattgtgcatctcgcttacgtgctcgcttcgctcgttcacctttgctattgctatctaagctcaaggtagaaattgtagaaattgtgcatctctcttgcgtgctcgcttcgctcgttcaactgtgctattgctatctaagctcaaggtagaaattgtagaaattgtctgcatctcactttcgcgctcccttcactcgctttcaatgctattgctatctaagctcatggCATGGTGTAACAGTAATTTGAGAGGCGATTATGCCTGCTCGATAAGGACTGTAGCTTAACCCTAATATATAATCCATAAGCAATTAGAGTCAGTGTTTAAAATGGGTTCCTTATAAGAAATCATTAGTTGTTAAAAGCTGATCTATTAGAAAATCCttatcgtttttatttcaagtatATTTGTGCCTATCGCGCTTCAATTGTAGCCTTTTTTCGTATAGTGGCGTTTTATgggggagttttttttatacatataATAATGTTTAGATTATGtgataacaattttcaaaattccaAAGACTGGACACTTTATTCTTAAACTATAGTAGTTATGGAAATAGTACCCAAAGGCACCAAAGAACGGTTCATACAAACTATTGGTATAACGTTATGACTGTATTATTTGGTAAAACTTTACCGTGGTACCACAATTTTTTGTGTGTCTTGTGTGTTGCCATACTTTACTGTGCTGTGCGTGTTGGGTAGCACAGTAGCACACGACCCAACACTAAACGTGAGTCAATTAGAATTTTGCAGCGCACGTAACTGGTGGAGTTTCCTCATAGAATGGCCTTTCCTGCTACTTGCCGGCATTTGCACAGAATATTGATAACACCAAACATGATGATAAGCACAGCAATGTTGAGCCATTTTTGCCTGCCTACCAAGTCAATGTCAATGAATTAGCCATCACATCTCCTTCATTTGAATAAGTGCTTCTGCCAGAGGTGGTTGTTTAAGaaggcaaacaaatttaatcattTCATCTCCAGAATGTCAAAGGAAGCGATACTATTAACATTACTCCTGCTTGGATTAGTAACTGCAGTTTTGACGGCACCGACGGAAAATCCTCTTATTATAACAGAGCACACTCCGATTGCAGAAATTGTTTCGAACGGAGCGACGCCATCTGATCGTCTGAAACgtttaaacaaaatatgccACGATTCTGGTGTAATGCAGGCTTCGTATTGTCTTGCTTTTGAGCAACTGCAAAATCATTTGGCCAAACAGAACATCATTCAGAAAATAGATTCGCTTGGCCGGGAGTTAGCGAGAAAAGTTACAAGAACGGAAGACATTTGCAGTAATCTTACGGAGTTAGTGGAACAACTACCTTCAACATCAAGAGCCGAAGAACTTAAGTCTTTCGCCCAGGACGAACGTTGCTACTCTTTGTGCAGCAATACGAACGGTAGTGAAGATGAAATCCAAAGTGATGATTGTCGACTGTTGTACGTTGGGTTCAAAGCACTTACAGCGTCACATCCGGAACGAGAAAGGATTGAAAATGTGAAACCGAAGATAAGCAAGGAGAAGCAGTCGGAAAAACCTGTGGGAGGAAATTCAAAAACCACCCAAACCGTCCCTACCGAAGAAAACGCAACACCGAAAACACACTACATACAGGAGGAAGAAGAACGGCGAAAATTCGTGAAAAAGTTAAGAATGTACGACCCCAATGACTTGAACAACCAGAATTATTACGtgtattttctattttccgtTGTTGTGTTAGGAATTTTGTATGGTGTCCATAGGTGTCAGGATGATactaaaaaagtataaaaaattcAATTGCTCAATTGTGTACGGCATATAGTACATTGGGCATTATATTGGGCATTATATAAAAACCTTAAGATAATTCATTACTCACCGATTAAGgttattcaaataaattaaagccatgaaattaaacaaaaaaattaagctacaattgttttaatttgtagaATGGACGTGAATAAAACCGAACCATTTTTcggcaaacattcattttgttCGGAACTGCCCCAACAGAAACCAGTGTCACATGAGTGGAGAATTTTAAAGAATATATTTTACGCTTCCATTTCGAATGCCTCCTATTCTCTCTGGCTCTTTTGCTATGTCTTacgagttgtttttttttctttttaagatTAGTACGTTCTTTCGTCCACTTCGAACATCCTTTAAATAGAAAACCTATGCAACCCGCAGgttaaaaagtgaaaacaaaatttctctTAAACGATTATTTCTGTTGCCGAATGAACTGATCAGAAACTTGAATATTACTAAGCTCTGATCTGACCGTTTATAACTCATCAAACAAAGTTATTTTCGTTCGTGCATCGTGTGTTTGGGGGTCGGTGGACTTAAACAAAATCACCATCTCTATACTTTCGTCGCAACTATtgtctctcactctctctcctcACTTGCCACGAGTCACAAGAAAATCCtaaataaaaacgaagaaCCGGCACTCCTcgatgtgttttgtgtttgtatttgtttatCTAATGATTCCCGcttgacaaaaaaaatgcGTGATATTCTTGCTTACTTCTTGTCCCCCTTCCAGTTTCGTCGTATTCCATGAATCTATCCCACCGCACATAGCTCTACAAGCTATGTTTAAACCTTATTATTTCGCCATTCCATCATCACCCTAACCATCTTGACAGTCTTGTGTGATATCGTTTTAGATGCATTGTTTTAGAGCGAAAAACGGAACGTGGGGCAGTTGTAACATGAGAAACGTTTTGGGACAGTGAAACGACACGAAACGCCTTTCATTGAGAAGTTACTATAATGGGGGCACATTCGTCTCTTGTGTTTGTGTTACCTTTACTATTTAGCTGCCTAGGACGATGTCGCGCCCGCGCCCCGCGACGGGCTGAATTAACActcaaaatgcaaaaattggcTTCGCCTCAATCGTGCGTTTCTTCATTTGGCAAAGGACAAGGCAGAACAGAGCGTGCCTTATCTCCAACGCATCACGCAGCGCAAGAAACCAACGAAAATTAGTCGTCTCTCACGGTAAAGCGGTTGGTGGGCCCTTTGCCGATGCTGTCGCCGTGGAAGCCGGGATGGATTGAATGGAAGAGGACGATGTAGATGACAGTGGAGAGGACAGGGCAGCGGATAGAGCTGTCGTTTTGGTCGTGGAAAGCAGCAGAGCGTCCTTCGCCTGGTCGCACTCTACCGTGGCACTGCTGCTGGTCGACTGCTGTGACTCTGTTGTGTTTGCCGGGTTTGGAAGAGAGAAGAATAGATTGCGCAGTATATGGGTGCGCGATTTCGGGGCTTCCTGAGTGGAATCGTTAGTAGCCGTGTTGGAAGCACGAGGCACCGACGTCGCCGCCGAAGCCGGTGCCGGTGGTGCTGACAATGGCTGGGATGGTGGTTTCAAttcattcgtttcattttgaaCCGCTTCCGTCTGCCCGACGGCACCGGCAGCGAACGAGGCGAGGGTAGGCTTCTCGATTAAAATGGCCCTATTGATGGCTTCATTGGACGaagtgttgctgctgctggtcgcCCCCGTAGAGGACCTGTCCGTGAGTTCATGCCTCGCCACCAGCTGCGGCGAAGGATTCTGTGAGCACGCCTGTAGCGAAGAGGAACCCGCCAAAGGCAATGCAACCTGAGAGGCATGCAACTGTGTATTGGAAACCAACGATTGTCCCCCAGCCTGCACCGGTAGGGTATCTCCGGTTTCCACCTCCTGCTCTAGTTCCTGCTCGAGGCTCACGTTCTCGGGGATGTTGTAGGAGCCGGTGGCACTATCCACCGACAGGTTACGATGCTGCCCGGAGCTTAGCTTCGGTATCAGCTTGCCAAAGTTGATGCGCTTGTGCGCTGAAGACACACTGGTTGAGTCGAAATCATCGCGGAACGAGCGTTCGGAGCTGCGGAATGAACGGCCACTGCCCAGGCTGGCCTTATCAGCTGCCGTATccttgaaaacaaaatcaaaccgaTAATACACGACTTTTCAACTGCGACATGGCGAGCGCCATCTCCAAACCTACCTGATCCAGCGGGACAGTGTACCAGATATCACAGGAGTCCTTTTTACCGTCGATAACGTAGCAAACGGTATTGTCGAAGCGCACTCGCTCCGAGGTGCCATCTTCACTGAACGCGCTCGATTCCGTTTGCTGTTTGTAGCTGAGAATCGAACCGGCCAGCGCCTTCGTTGAAGCTGTATCGTTCAGCGTGTTGCCGGACTTTTCGCTCACGCACGTTACCGCCGAAGCTGTCTCGGAAGTGCTCACATCTGCCTGCACCTCCAAGCGGTGCCTGTTCCACGGTTAAAAGTTAATTAGACGTAAATTAGTCGATCCTACTGCGAACCCCTACACGGACCCGCGCTTTGCCTTACCCCGTAATGCTGCCGGCGAGGGCTGTCGTCGATGGGTTGGTCACAACACCGTACGTCGAGTGCTGGCTGGACACTCCCAGGTGGCTCCCACTGGCCACGCTAAGGCTGACCTCGCCGATGCTGGTGGCACCGATGCGCGACACGGCGTCAACGCTGGTGGcgtctaaaaaaaacaacaacaacaattaaCAATCTAACTTGACAAGGTACCGTCGGAATCACCAACCATGGTTCCGGGAACCGTTgtcttcctcctcgtcgtaCTCGAATTTGGTTCCTTCGCCGCAGCCCGCACGACACAGGGAGACGGGAACGACGCCGTACACGTAGAACAGCAGTATTGGCACACCGATGGCGACCGCCAGACCGGCCAGGACGGGCGAAACGATAACCTGCAGCGGCGAATAGAAtgcattagaaaaaaaatgaatcgaGTTGGGCGGAAGCAATTTGAAATATAAGGTAATGTGAGACAAAATGTTCTAAAATTGAGTGGAAAACATTCATTTCTCCCAATAACCTattcaagaaaacaaaactatattTTCACAGATCGATTTTCTATCctcatttttacaaaaaaaaaaaaaaatacatttaaacTCTCAGATTGTTATTAACGCGGAGATATTTATGGGCACTTTTTTCtgcgaataatttaatttaacttaaacAGTAATATAGACGGGGGGTccacgacagccgagcggtagcgccggttagaaaatcggcccatgagcgccggggctcaccacctcgacgccGTGGGTTCGAGTCCctaccgagaccggaccctcccctgtacgagaggactgactatccacatacaacagggaaacaagtctcgtaagccactaacgggcaggcatgaccaagaggtcgttacgccaagaaaaagaaaaagaagtgatATAGAACGAACGCTgctgatatttttttaattagagCTATTTATCGATAtttgataacatttttaaTCTCTCTCTAATTCAATCAAGACGTATACTATATCAAGAAGTTTAGTTAAATGTGCTTTAAACTCGAAATCAAAATTTGGTTTGTCCCAGTTAATTTTCAACATATATCTCAATATGAAATagcgaaaattaataattagTGAGTTGAGGGTGCAGAATACGTACAACGATGAGTTAATTTAACTGGAAAAGTGCGATAATGAATAAGTTTAGAAATATTGAGAGTTTTACCTAGCATATACAGCAGTGCATTCTGTCCCACATACGCTGGTACATATTGCCCCCAGACTTTCACTTATTATATCATAAACTGGTGTGAGGAAATCGTACATTGTTTTTAACATTATTagctttttcctattttctctCATGCATCTTAATGTAGAGCCGTGAAATTTACATATATTAGACTCGCTACGAATAATAAACCTATTCTATGACtgatttctatttttttttaattactaacaaacttaaaaaaggCGGTGCATTTAGTCTCGACAGGGCATCCTGCACGCCTTCCCCTACAGTTCCTTTCGCAAAAAATTACAGATGGAAGGGGAATCGTTCTTTTTGTCTAATCGAGTTGTTTATTACACATTTTCCTACATTTTAGTGCGCTGTTTTTGGTTTGTACTGGATCAGCTCAACTATTCACTAATCGAATCGGATTTCTAAAGTCacgattgcaaaaaaaaacaacttttataaCCCATGGATCACTTCACCGGCACGGATTTTCATAATAAAGGAAAAGTATGGCTTCTTATCAGGCAACCCCTAAATTATCGAAAGTACTGGTTATATTCTCCTCACaagtttttttccaaaaaatatcTTTACAAAGTtgtgttttctgtttcaaaGAAATTTCCCCTCATATTCATAAAGGCAAGTCCCTCATCTCAATCACTTATCCCCAGCCAGCTATATTCTATGGCAAATGAATATTTCATCTACGCCACACCCACGGGCCATACAGAAACCTTTCCTTACACAGACACAAACGTTCGAAGATAACGTAGATGGTAGAGAATTTTCTCGCTGGTACTACAGGAAAGCAGGTCCTGTATACGTTTTCCCGTAATGTAGGTCATTCCCGACGCGACTCTGACGTCATAGCTCCCGCCACGCGCACATGAGCCTGGAATTCCCATAGTCGGACGATGGGCAGGAGAGAGGGATGTTTAGTTTATATTTAGGACATTCGGGGTGCACCTCGAATGCTCGGGGGGTCTGGACTGCTGGGCAAGTGCAAAGGGTACACACCGAAACCTTCTTTCAAGGGGTGCTGCCACCAGCAACAAAGGTCAAAGGCTTTTTCACACGCTCAACTGGGTGGCCAACGTATCTTACTTGCAACAGCAAAGGGGGTTGTGGGGGGTCGCAGGTAGGTAGGTTAGTCTAGTTAACCACAGCAAATAGCTTCAGGATAGTGTAAACACGGTGGCAGGTTGTGGCATGTTTCATCGCTGAAAAATGTCAGCCAGAATTGCGAAGCGCCAGAGCGCTTTAACTTCCCCTGTGTGagcttttttgtttccgttaAATACACATCTGACAGTGAGGGTCAGAAACTGGCTTCTTCTATTCCTCGTGGGATATGGACGCCTAAAATATTCACGAATCACAGAACACAGAACCGTTGGCTGGAAGCATGAAACTCGGCAGCCAACTGAAAGATGCAATACCCCCTTCCGGTatggattgttttgtttttcaagcaaaatctACATGGAATAGCTTCAAGCTGGTCTGGCCTTGTGTACAGATTTCAGTTGGGCTTCAGTTGAATGGCTTTACTTTTCAAAGCAATTCTATACCAACGGATGGAAAGGATAGGAAAtacaaactaaaagaaaacttcCAGGGAACGAtggtaacaacaacaacaacacgtgACCACAGATGAAGTCACCGGAAATGGTATCTAGTTTTGTGGTCACGAATACTGCATTCCTGCTACTGGAGCTGCGTGCCGAATGACTCAAATCGTGTTCAAATATTCATCATTAATTATTCACACAAGGGTAAATGAGTTTCTTTTCAGCTTTCAGCCGTGCGAAGCCGTGCAAGAAGTAAAATGGCATTACAACGGGACTTTGCGAATTCCGAATGTTCCATGGCAGCAGTAGATTGGGGACTACGGATCGGGAATCTTCCCAGTCCGCTCATTTTTTGCGGCCCGAGTGGACCTTTCAAGCTACCTACCGTGATCTCTAGAATGTTTACTGAAGGATTAACCACCTCGCAGTAAGGCATCCCCGTATTGCGGGACCGTATTTTCCAACAATCTTCCACCAAGCTTTCCTGGGATAGAGACATCAATCATGCCATAATTAAGTtcaaaaactaaccccaataAATCGAATTACCTTTCGGTGCACGTACAACTACCGGACGTACCCACTCCAATAGGTCGGGTGTCCCATctcgccaaaaaaaaaccaaactaaacACCCCTCTCTCTAGACGCTACTCCACGGAGAGAACGTTTCTGAAGCTTGAAGCGACCCGTTTGGTGGACAAGGGTGAAATGCGAGAGCATGGGAACGGCCGAACGAAGCCCAGCATGGAGGCAAGACAAGAGGAGAGGAGAGGCAGGTCGCCCCCTAAGCCTATTCAACGCTATGATGGCCAACCTACATTTCCGTAGATCGATTTTGTTGGATTTTCCATCCCCCCTAGGACAAGGTGGAACCGAGGCGggaaatttgatttaaattacatacgtgtgtgtatgtgtgtggtgtTATTCTGACCCAACGCACAGTACGTGAAATGGGGGCAAAtgttcagcagcaacagcaagggCATGCCAAAGAATGATCCTTCGCTGCTACCGATTCTTTGACTGGGTGGGCTAAATTTGGTACATTTTGCCAAGATAGGAAAGCGTTTTACGGTGCACCAGGATGATGATGACCCGGTGTGCTGAACAATCTGCTGAGGGTTTTACCTCGTGCACCACGTTCCGGTAAACTGAGTATACTTTCGTGACAGCTAGCTGACGAAGTTAGAGACCGTCGTACCGATGCAAATTGCTTTATGGAGTAATGAGCTTAGGCTACTAAAGTAACATCGTAAGCCGCTGGACTAGCGTTAACCTTAAGGGTCATGCGTTACACTAAGTAGCATAACATCCACCTAATGGCGGTATTCGCTCTCGCTATGGCAAAGAATATAAAACGTACTGAACGTGGTTTTCGCCTTCACAATGACTCATCTGGAATCGGATCCTACGGGGCGGGTTCAAAGAACCGCCGTCTAAATCTATCCCCGCTGTCTTGGCATCCGATTCGCGGAAGGTGTTCGAACATgctcgacacacacacacacactcacacacacgacTGGCGGCGGTCTGCCCTTCCTTCGGCGAGCTTGGCTTATGGTTCTAGTGCCGACGACATCCAACCGAAGCCCATCTGTCAGTCTCCGTCGGAGTGGTGTGCCTATTTTTAATATCGCACAGCAGTTTGCTTCGAAACCGCATGATTGACTGATTCGTGTGCTCGAGAAGCAGGCAAAGACGACCGGAAGGAAGTACAGCATACGGACGTTATGGGGGGTATGGCGCGACGGTGACGGAACGAACTTCAAACCAAGCATTTTGGAAGGCTAAAAGCGAGAGGGGAACATCCATCCAGCAAGACAATGAGTAAATGAGCTACACCGACCCGTCGCGTTCCACAGGCCATGTGCGTTTTCGAAAACCGGAGTCTCCCTCCACCACGAGCGAATCGCGCGCGCCCTTTATGGCAAAACATTATGCTTCTCTCGTATCCGGACTGTCGGTTATGCTAGCTGCATTCTCTCTGCGGGGTTCGATGCATTCGACTGGATTCGCTTAAAACATAACCACATTTCTACAGAGCGAATTTAGTCCCCAACAGGCTCCaacgctctctttctctctcttcccaTCTCTTTGGCTAGCCGCTTGACGGTGGGTGCGTGGATCGTAGAGAGATCATCGTAGGGGAGAAGAAATGTATCCACAACTCTGTGTGTGCCACACCAGTTTCACCATCAGGTCGGACTGGCAAAAGAGCTACTCTCCAGTCGGTCAGTCGTCGGGGAAATTTCGTAGCGTGCGGAAGTGTCCTTGATAGTCTGACCACCCCCCTGATTCTATCAGGACTCTACGCTCCAGTAACGGCAAACATCACCGTGACAAAAAATTTAGCAAAGAAAGTTCGTTCGGGTAGCGTTGTCTTGGTCGTTCGATTCTCGTGAAACTAAAATTGGATAAGAAGAGTTTCAATTTGatagaaaattcaaaatctgACTAGCACACCACCCTCATAAAAATTCGGTACGTAACCTTCGATAAGGGCTTCCCACCCGCAGCTAGTTTTTTTCCGATGTGTGCATTTGTGCCTTACTTTGTGATTGTTAGTGCCACACGAATGTGTAGTTAATGGTACCCGCCATTAAAAGCTACTCGTCACCTTAGTGTGATTTAAATAAATGCGCACAGAAGTAATACACAATCACTAGTATATCTCAATTCTCAGTTAAATTTGAGTGAATTGTTCTCATACTGCACTGCAAAACGTTGCATTTGACAGTAACCCCAACCAGCCAACGAGAATCAGCAAAGCGAGCCAGTCAGATGGACAAACAAAGAGAAAGGTGTGCCGGTATCAGATGTTGTACGCCCAGCGACAGAACCGGAGTATTCCCCAGGAACGTGAGGATGGGTTGGGAAACACCACACCTTTGGTCCATCATCGATCCATCCCATCGTAGCAAATCGCCGATGGATTTGATGCTCTCTTTCAGCGGATGGCAGCATACACACCGCAGTTCACACCTTTTACCCATCCATCCAGTGCTAAAACTAACATCGCGAgtcgacaaaacaa
This window harbors:
- the LOC131289528 gene encoding E3 ubiquitin-protein ligase RNF19B-like encodes the protein MRGTSRNTFNLNFPLRRLLLQGARAARGSPPLGQRLCDAEKGGGNGGLGSSSNGGGKHDKTGPSGSNKHNSDASSQHSANSPGNVDRGTSNSKLTPNNHKSSHSLASKGGSSSVAGGAGSNASATAGKCPEECPLCYDVLPSGDEYYPLLNCRHYACRACLENYLMIQISESRTDISCPQCSDSMHPTDIQALLKAFPAAITKYEDFMVRRVLLSDPDSRWCPGPDCTYAVIATGCASCPRICCQRPGCDVQFCYHCKAEWHPDQTCDAARASRQSPTRIPSGSIRKSSQHKDEIKPCPRCQVLIVKMDDGSCNHMVCAICGSEFCWLCMKEISDLHYLSPSGCTFWGKKPWSRKKKLLWQLGTLVGAPLGIALVAGIAVPAMIIGIPVWVGRKIHTRYKAAGKHKRNFAVLGGVTASVIVSPVLAGLAVAIGVPILLFYVYGVVPVSLCRAGCGEGTKFEYDEEEDNGSRNHDATSVDAVSRIGATSIGEVSLSVASGSHLGVSSQHSTYGVVTNPSTTALAGSITGHRLEVQADVSTSETASAVTCVSEKSGNTLNDTASTKALAGSILSYKQQTESSAFSEDGTSERVRFDNTVCYVIDGKKDSCDIWYTVPLDQDTAADKASLGSGRSFRSSERSFRDDFDSTSVSSAHKRINFGKLIPKLSSGQHRNLSVDSATGSYNIPENVSLEQELEQEVETGDTLPVQAGGQSLVSNTQLHASQVALPLAGSSSLQACSQNPSPQLVARHELTDRSSTGATSSSNTSSNEAINRAILIEKPTLASFAAGAVGQTEAVQNETNELKPPSQPLSAPPAPASAATSVPRASNTATNDSTQEAPKSRTHILRNLFFSLPNPANTTESQQSTSSSATVECDQAKDALLLSTTKTTALSAALSSPLSSTSSSSIQSIPASTATASAKGPPTALP